One Vigna unguiculata cultivar IT97K-499-35 chromosome 7, ASM411807v1, whole genome shotgun sequence genomic region harbors:
- the LOC114189990 gene encoding MATH domain and coiled-coil domain-containing protein At3g58370-like, whose protein sequence is MENQNTKDKVFEKFTWTIITNFSTLDSKKLYSDTFSLDGHKWRVVIYPKGNKVKCLSIYLNGGGVATMPHGWEKFANFKLILINQFDHKMNVTGETSHTFNSKEVSWGFPSFIPLDELLDSSRGFLLNDSCIIEVHILVQQSEHEKEVDESLKNVDNKLVKGIENVSSKEMISTSSIVEMVDFRGIGKVEKHFVPLLEEVCSLYPSLIHSKQKKSQRFTEWAFTALGRVLHFLNTKKVRNMDDESCNHLQTLWEEVETFGFDLAWLKPHVESALGMKTRVEKVVEVKRLEENVITLKENVESLEENVTTLEEKTKTLRRKIIEAEVNLEMAKRDLEKAKKGSEECDLDVELGYGKSL, encoded by the exons ATGGAGAATCAAAATACAAAGGATAAAGTGTTTGAGAAGTTTACATGGACCATTATTACCAACTTCTCCACGTTAGACTCCAAAAAATTGTACTCGGATACCTTTTCTCTCGATGGCCACAAATG gAGGGTTGTTATATATCCAAAAGGGAATAAAGTGAAGTGTTTGTCAATTTATTTGAATGGTGGTGGTGTTGCTACTATGCCTCATGGATGggaaaaatttgcaaatttcaAACTCATTCTCATTAATCAGTTCGACCACAAAATGAATGTAACGGGAG AAACTAGCCACACGTTCAATTCAAAGGAGGTTTCTTGGGGTTTCCCATCATTCATACCTTTGGATGAACTTCTTGACTCTAGTCGTGGGTTCCTGCTGAATGATAGTTGTATAATTGAAGTTCATATACTGGTTCAACAGTCAGAACATGAGAAAGAAGTTGATGAATCACTGAAGAATGTTGATAACAAGCTTGTTAAAGGCATTGAGAATGTTTCATCCAAGGAAATGATCTCAACCTCATCAATTGTTGAGATGGTGGATTTTAGGGGCATAGGAAAAGTAGAGAAACACTTTGTTCCTCTTCTCGAAGAAGTTTGTTCGCTATATCCCTCACTTATTCATAGTAAGCAGAAGAAAAGTCAAAGATTTACTGAATGGGCTTTTACCGCTCTGGGTAGagttcttcattttctcaatACTAAAAAGGTGAGAAACATGGATGATGAATCTTGCAATCATCTCCAAACTTTATGGGAGGAAGTTGAGACATTTGGATTTGATTTGGCTTGGTTAAAACCTCATGTTGAATCTGCCTTAGGCATGAAAACTCGTGTTGAGAAAGTTGTTGAAGTGAAAAGGTTGGAAGAGAATGTGATTACTTTGAAGGAGAATGTGGAAAGTTTGGAGGAGAATGTGACTACTTTAGAGGAGAAAACAAAGACTTTGAGGAGAAAGATAATTGAAGCAGAGGTAAATCTTGAAATGGCAAAAAGAGATCTGGAGAAAGCTAAAAAAGGATCCGAAGAGTGTGATTTGGACGTTGAACTGGGATATGGAAAATCATTATGA
- the LOC114189989 gene encoding MATH domain and coiled-coil domain-containing protein At3g58250-like has product MDDQNTEDKVFEKFTWTITNFSKLDSKIYSEKFSLHGHTWRILIFPKGNEVEDLSLYLDSGAATMPHGWQKFAVFKINLINQLDHGKNIIKEQEKEVVESEMKIDEKVAGSIENVSPKEMIPTSSFVEMVDFRDIGRVEKHFVPLLEQVCSCYPSLIDSKKRKSQRFTEWAFTALGRVLHFLKTKKVRDMDDESCNHLQTLWEELQTFGFDLGWLKPHVESALGIKTRVEKVVEVKRLEENVITLKENVDTLEENVCTLEEKTKALRRKIIEAEVNLEMAKRDLVKAIKGSEECDLDAELGYGKSLFLGF; this is encoded by the exons ATGGATGATCAGAATACTGAGGATAAAGTGTTTGAGAAATTTACATGGACCATTACCAACTTCTCCAAGTTAGACTCCAAAATATACTCGGAAAAGTTTTCTCTCCATGGCCATACATG GAGGATTCTTATCTTTCCAAAAGGGAATGAAGTTGAGGATTTGTCACTTTATTTGGATTCTGGTGCTGCTACTATGCCTCATGGATGGCAAAAATTTGCAGTTTTCAAAATCAATCTTATTAATCAGCTCGATCACGGAAAGAATATAATCAAAG AACAAGAGAAAGAAGTTGTTGAATCAGAGATGAAAATTGATGAAAAGGTTGCTGGAAGCATCGAGAATGTTTCACCCAAGGAAATGATCCCAACCTCATCATTTGTTGAGATGGTGGATTTTAGGGACATAGGAAGAGTAGAGAAACACTTTGTTCCTCTACTTGAACAAGTTTGTTCATGCTATCCATCACTTATCGATAGCAAGAAGAGGAAAAGTCAAAGATTTACTGAATGGGCTTTTACAGCTCTGGGTAGAGTTCTTCATTTTCTGAAGACTAAAAAGGTGAGAGACATGGATGATGAATCTTGCAATCATCTCCAAACTTTATGGGAGGAACTTCAGACATTTGGATTTGATTTGGGTTGGTTAAAACCACATGTTGAATCTGCCTTAGGCATTAAAACTCGTGTTGAGAAAGTTGTTGAAGTGAAAAGGTTGGAAGAGAATGTGATTACTTTGAAGGAGAATGTGGATACTTTAGAGGAGAATGTGTGTACTTTAGAGGAGAAAACAAAGGCTTTGAGGAGAAAGATAATTGAAGCAGAGGTAAATCTTGAAATGGCAAAAAGAGATCTGGTGAAAGCTATAAAAGGATCCGAAGAGTGTGATTTGGACGCTGAACTTGGATATggaaaatcattatttttaggGTTCTAG